tacaaatcatacatttcttcagcaaaatcttgtaatcattttttgccaaggttgcagacggtcatgttactaaaaatagaaacgagttgggttttttcaatattttgtttgatttacttggcagacaaaactaattgtgcaagaattattattgaaaaacaggAAGTAACTGATTTCAGatgggaaatttttcattggattgggaattttttgctccagattgggaaaaatagagcatatttggcattgggaatggggccgaatatcggccccgtgagatagggCGAAAAAGCCCTGTTATCGTACCCCGAGAACCGCAACATCTCGGACAACATATTAAAATGGCGTCACTAACATTTATGCCGGGGCAGAACCGAGAAAGAAACGCAAATTAATGCCCAACAATCGTTGTGAAAGGAAACaaatgtacgaaaataagagaGTTGACCGAACATTTAACTAGAAATAGACTAAAAATCACCCCTGCTTGTATATgatggagaaaagcaacatatgcTGTAGTCTGACATTTCCTTCGGTCCGGCAGATTTTTAGACATTGCTGGACCAAATGTCCggccattttttccaactttcctgaagtctgcagagttatgggacttgatgctatgaccaagttttataaacgaaaagaaatgtgtgaagtttcaattcagtatttgTTTTTGAGATGGTACAATCATATAAATTgcgtgcaaaactttaaccatgattatctaagtccaaaagggcataatttggtcaaaatgcatgCCAGagtttatgggacttgatgctatcacctagttttatgaccctgaaggcacatgtgaagttttaattcaatatctgcattagttttggagatagtaacttgcatgcaaaactttaagtccaaaagggtgcataatttggccaaaattcatgtcagagttatgggacttgacccagtgaggttggaaattgatctagaaaaagaaaaagtaagtttcaaagccctatgcctttaagtaatagctatatgtacttgcacagTGACAAAAAAActataaccaggattttcttagtacaaaagcGGGCTcataaatttgaccaaaatgcatgtcagagttatgggacttgatgctatcacctagtttatTGTACATTGTAGTGCCAGTACcatgtttttatattaaatatttactattatggtacagtcttttttttttacaagactAGTGCTAAGAATCCATTTTGAGTGAAAGGCAAGccatataaatgtttttttctttttatgattatttctatAAAACTTTCTGGAGACTGTAGGTTACCAAAAGTTACCAAAGACATAGTGTGGTAACAAATACAGAGCTTTGTGCAGAGGTGCTGTTTTTTGGCCATATGTGGGGCTGAGATTAATGGTCCCAAAATAATcttttaaacccccccccccccatccttTGCATTTTTGTTCAACAGTTGCCATATATGCAATACAGAGTAACCAATATTTAGCAGACGCCCCTTATTAAATATTCATCATGTTTTGCATTTCTGATGCAATCCTATGCTACAGTATAATTTGTTTTTACCTAATCATAGTAATGCACATACATCAAACCATCAACAGCAGATCAGCATGTCTTTGTGTGATCTGCTGACTCATCACTCAGGTCATATCCTTCTCATCATCATGTATAAAATCCTGAAGTTATACAGTGGTATGTGCCAGTATCGTTATTCTTGAAACTAGACTGGATTActgtttaaacatttaatttaaaggaATGGTTTTGACATTCTTTTGATGTCATTATTGTAAGAGTTCAGTAGGTGGACAAttgaatataaaaagaaaagttgGAGATATTTCATTTTGTGATCAGCATAAAGTGATTGATTTGTTTATGACATTCTGTTAAAATTTGCGTTAACATAGTTATGAAAAGATTAActagattttaaacttaaaagataAAGGTAATTTAAAGGTTTCAGTTACGAGTTACTTGTAACTGCAGTGGTTTTTCAATAGGGCTGGGATACTGACAGCAGTAAAACATCTAAATTGGGAAAAAcatcttaaaattgtttaaaaaaaatgcattttaggaaaaatGGCCATAAATGCATCACTGCCATCAGATTAGCGTACTGTcatgtgtttcaaatgtttaatgtTCCTAAGGTACAGTCTTGATTGAAAAAGTGTAAAAAAGATGGAATTTTAGCTTTGACATTtggaaaaataattacttttctaTTGGGATTTGGGCCGGATTTCGTCCCTAAATTGGACTGGGGGAAAAAAAACACACTGAATTGCCTAACAGTGACTGGAGTGTTACAATGGACTAGTACAATTGGagatacaaaatatttatagttttgCTGCAACTTAgctacaaaacaaattaaaattacaGATGCTAATCAGTTAGGCCTAAAagaaatctttgtttccggttaCAATTGCTAAAAAAATTGGGGCAGGCAGgttggaaacatttttttttatgaatatttctagcttgactattcgaagaacaagtagagctgtcctactcaccccggcgtcggtgtcacaccttggttaagtttttcgtaccagtccacattttgacaaagtcttttgagataaagctttgaaactttcaacacttgtttaccatcatcatggccagttataggcaagagcacataactccttcaaggattttggctgaattatggccccttttgacttagaaattatggttaagtttttcgtaccagttcatattttgacaaagtcttttaagataaaactttgaaactttcaacacttgttaaccaacaccatggccagttataggcaagagtacattactccatcaaggattttggctgaattatggccccttttgacttagaaatcatggttaagtttttcgtaccagttcatattttgacaaagtcttttaagataaagctttgaaactttcaacacttgtttatcatcatcatggccagttataggcaagagcacataactccatcaaggattttagctgaattatggccccttttgacttagaaatcatggttaagtttttcgtaccagttcatattttgacaaagtcttttaagataaagctttgaaaccttcaacacttgtttaccatcaccatggccagttataggcaagagtgcaaaactccatcagggattttggctgaattatgtcccctttcgacttagaaatcttggttaatatttcataccagttcatattttgacaaagtcttttgagataaagctttgaaactttcaacacctgtttaccatcactatgtccagttataggcaagagtacataactcctttgaaattggttctgttttcatacaagtccatgttttgtcagaactatttgacatatggcttttaaactttgaacacttgtttatcattataatttccatctgtaggcaagagtatataactattttgacagaattatggccctttttggactttgaaattgcctcatatattgccatttagtgcaagacttatcgaaatcaaagtaatacaggaacattgtttgtctaatctatttatttcttttgtctgaatatccatggaaatattttgaccccattcttcaatcaattcttcgaatagtcgagcgcgctgtcatcagacagctcttgttttattaagtgagactttttggaaattatttttgtgtcaaaaaataaatacaaacaagggggttatgcctttagagcatcagtaagtggatttgtaacatcactgaccatgtttaaagcataagaagtgcagttttgtaactttttgttaaaaagttgaaaaaaatattctcgtaagctgtttatttacatttaggCCATAGGATAAATGTAACAGCCCCTGGACAGtgttcccagaaaccccaaaatggTTTTTTCACCCTCAGGTTGGTACTTTGCACCCCCAGtaaatattatacattatatCTTTTAGTGAGGGGGTGGCAAAAGTGCAAGAAAATCTCAGTTTTAACCCCCAACTTTAAATGCTAGTGGGAACACTGAGCCAGTTTTAAGAGGGGTTGTAAAATAACTGAAATGACACAAATGATAACTTTTTTGTGCGATTTGTAAGGACTTTTATTTTGAGCAGGATATGTCTACCTGTCTGtcagtgtctgtctgtctgtctatctaaaaagtattttttttaaacaaatagttTTGGTGGGTTATTCCGATCTTTAATGTCTTCTTATATTTATTGGATTACAAGCATTCAATACTAGGTAGATTACTAAATGGTATATCGGCTGATAGTAAAATATTGTTAGTGTACATGTGTACTATAAATAGACTGTGATTTCATCAGTTTGTAATAGTACTAAACTGACTAATCAGTTGcttgtttaatttttgtatttccaGATGAAGTTCCTTGATAAAACTTGACAGTGTGCAAGGGAGCTGTAAAAACGTCTTTAGATATCTGTTAAATCAGTCgttaaaaaactttattttattttttaaactacgGAAAGCAACAACAAATAGAGAGCattgagctaataaaaaaaaaggaacataACAACTAAGACCACACaagactgttgaaaaatggcCCTCGGGTCTGACAATCTTATTGATGATTGTGAAGAAGATCATGAACATTTGGTAAATAATCATTCAGTAAACAGCTTCATGTCGGAGAATCACGAGTTTACGATAACTCAGTCATTCGGTGACCGAAAATATTCAACGATGTGTTTCAAACCGAGCAACCAGAACATGGTTGATATTGTTATAACACGGGGAGAATATAAAAATGGCAAACCGGACTTGTTAATGAACAACATCGGATCACAGGATATTCGAAGGAAATACTTGGTGAAAGCCAAATTTGGAGTCGCGATTGTGATAGTAATGCTGATCGTGATGCTTGCTTTCGTGGTATTATGCTTGCTGGCTTCTCCACCTGGAGATTCAGAGTCGAGCAGTTCCGGGCTTACAACGATAATAGAACATGCCAATACGACATTGTTAAATTTGACACAGACTACTTCAGTTTCCGAAGGACAAAACGTGAGTTACACGTCTTCTGCAAAAAACTTGGTAGGGAAGAATGCTGTCCTTAAAATACCAAATTAATGATGTAAAGGGTACTTTTTTTGGCTTACGTTGTGTAGTAAACACTTGTAAAGGCTTAAATCAAATTAGTGGGCTGATGCTTTTTACTTAAACACACCTTGATCATACCTCAGAGGTCATGGGAAGGAGTACTGCTTTGTAGATAAAAGTGTTACTGTCCACTTTGTGAGAAAAAgtagatttaaaacttaaaagcCAAATACAATAATCATTTGTCAAAATGTAATGAACTGATTTTTGACATTTGCTTATCGAAAGTTGAATAAGTTCTTACTGTAGATTTAATTGTTTATCCACTGCCAATTTTACTGTactatgttttttgtttgtaagcaATCTATTATTAATTTGACATTGTAATGTAgttaaaattgtttcattttcaagggcagggtttctttataaatattttttataaaaaagtactGTAAGATAAATGAAACCAAAGAGATTAATATGTTAACTAACGGTAATTTATCTTAAAGTTTATACAGTGTACTTAATTTATTGGTAATTTTGAAATTGGGTATGCTGATAATGTTGATAGTTAC
This Mercenaria mercenaria strain notata chromosome 17, MADL_Memer_1, whole genome shotgun sequence DNA region includes the following protein-coding sequences:
- the LOC123536074 gene encoding uncharacterized protein LOC123536074 isoform X2, whose protein sequence is MALGSDNLIDDCEEDHEHLVNNHSVNSFMSENHEFTITQSFGDRKYSTMCFKPSNQNMVDIVITRGEYKNGKPDLLMNNIGSQDIRRKYLVKAKFGVAIVIVMLIVMLAFVVLCLLASPPGDSESSSSGLTTIIEHANTTLLNLTQTTSVSEGQNMKFLDKT
- the LOC123536074 gene encoding uncharacterized protein LOC123536074 isoform X3, producing the protein MALGSDNLIDDCEEDHEHLVNNHSVNSFMSENHEFTITQSFGDRKYSTMCFKPSNQNMVDIVITRGEYKNGKPDLLMNNIGSQDIRRKYLVKAKFGVAIVIVMLIVMLAFVVLCLLASPPGDSESSSSGLTTIIEHANTTLLNLTQTTSVSEGQNVQP